In Scyliorhinus canicula chromosome 8, sScyCan1.1, whole genome shotgun sequence, one DNA window encodes the following:
- the LOC119970777 gene encoding C-C motif chemokine 19-like, producing the protein MSLHLKVALLLCAIACHSCQGNRGDDGALDCCLSVSHRVIPKRLVADCKVQDAASGCRIRAVVFTTVKNRNLCAPPEARWVKRLLKRCAMLKQLHD; encoded by the exons ATGAGTCTTCACCTCAAAGTTGCTCTCCTGCTCTGCGCCATCGCATGTCACTCCTGCCAAG GGAACCGTGGCGATGATGGTGCCCTGGACTGTTGTCTGTCTGTCAGCCACAGAGTGATACCCAAACGCCTTGTGGCAGACTGCAAAGTGCAGGACGCTGCCTCGGGTTGTCGCATTCGAGCAGTGGT ATTCACGACGGTGAAGAACAGGAATCTGTGCGCTCCACCGGAGGCCAGATGGGTGAAGAGATTATTGAAGAGATGTGCCATGCTCAAGCAGCTCCA TGACTAA